One genomic window of Cuculus canorus isolate bCucCan1 chromosome 11, bCucCan1.pri, whole genome shotgun sequence includes the following:
- the GRM2 gene encoding metabotropic glutamate receptor 2, which yields MAVPLATWLWLMRLATCLAAGHGMAGKKEISTDGDLVIGGLFPVHEKGVGSEDCGKINEHRGIQRLEAMLFALDEINKDRSILPGVKLGAHILDTCSKDTYALEQSLDFVRASLTRVDGSEHICPDGSYAVHDDVPTAITGVIGGSYSDVSIQVANLLRLFQIPQISYASTSAKLSDKSRYDYFARTVPPDFYQAKAMAEILRFFNWTYVSTVASEGDYGETGIEAFEQEARMRNICIATSEKVGRSMNKKTYDGVVRALLQKPNAKVVVLFTRSEDARELLAAAQRANVSFMWVASDGWGALESVVAGSEAVAEGAITIELAAYPIKEFAAYFRNLHPYNNSRNPWFREFWEQKFKCSFHTQDCSWYSLKTGKFEPESKITFVINAVYAMAHSLHNMHQALCPNSTKLCDAMKPVNGKRFYKDFILNVNFDAPFRPADTKSVVRFDSYGDGIGRYNIFNYHYMDGRYRYQKVGYWAEGLILNTSLIPWAETSIPVSQCSDPCKKNEIKSMQPGDICCWICIPCQPYEYLLDEFTCMDCGLGYWPNETLNGCYELPQEYIRWKDVWAIGPVTISCLGFISTLFVFGVFMKNNDTPIVKASGRELCYILLTGVLMCYSMTFIFIAKPSTEVCTLRRLGLGTSFAVCYSALLTKTNRIARIFSGVKEGVQRPRFISPTSQVVICMALISCQLIIVIIWLLVETPGTGKETEPDKRYIVTLKCNNRDSNMLISLTYNVLLIVLCTVYAFKTRKCPENFNEAKFIGFTMYTTCIIWLAFLPIFYVTSSDYRVQTTTMCISVSLSGTVVLGCLFTPKLHIILFQPQKNVASHRVGTTRFSVAAAGSSQSHGSASQYVPTVCNGREVVDSTTSSL from the exons ATGGCAGTCCCCTTGGCCACCTGGCTGTGGCTGATGCGCTTGGCCACCTGCCTGGCTGCCGGGCACGGCATGGCTGGCAAGAAGGAGATCAGCACGGATGGGGACCTGGTGATCGGAGGCCTCTTCCCCGTCCACGAGAAAGGAGTAGGGAGCGAAGACTGTGGGAAGATCAACGAGCACCGGGGCATCCAGCGCTTGGAGGCCATGCTTTTTGCCTTGGATGAGATCAACAAGGACAGGAGCATCCTGCCGGGGGTGAAGCTGGGTGCACACATCCTCGACACCTGCTCCAAGGACACCTACGCCCTGGAGCAGTCCCTTGACTTCGTCCGCGCCTCCCTCACCAGGGTGGATGGCTCCGAGCACATCTGTCCTGATGGCTCCTATGCTGTCCACGATGACGTGCCCACTGCCATCACCGGTGTCATCGGGGGCTCCTACAGCGATGTTTCCATCCAG gTGGCCAATCTGCTGCGGCTGTTCCAAATCCCACAGATCAGCTATGCTTCCACCAGTGCCAAGCTCAGCGACAAATCCCGCTACGACTACTTTGCCCGCACTGTCCCACCAGACTTCTACCAAGCCAAAGCCATGGCAGAGATCCTCCGCTTTTTCAACTGGACCTACGTCTCCACCGTGGCCTCAGAGGGTGACTATGGGGAGACGGGGATCGAGGCCTTCGAGCAAGAAGCCCGCATGCGCAACATCTGCATCGCTACCTCGGAGAAGGTGGGGCGCTCCATGAACAAGAAGACCTACGATGGGGTGGTCCgggctctgctgcagaagcCCAATGCCAAAGTGGTTGTGCTGTTCACCAGAAGTGAAGATGCCCGGGAGCTACTGGCAGCTGCCCAGAGAGCCAACGTGTCCTTCATGTGGGTGGCCAGCGATGGGTGGGGAGCCCTGGAGAGCGTGGTGGCCGGGAGCGAAGCGGTGGCAGAGGGAGCGATCACCATCGAGCTGGCGGCCTACCCCATTAAGGAGTTTGCTGCCTACTTCCGTAACCTCCACCCCTACAATAACAGCCGAAATCCTTGGTTTCGGGAGTTTTGGGAGCAGAAGTTCAAGTGCAGCTTCCACACGCAGGACTGTAGCTGGTACTCCCTCAAGACAGGCAAGTTTGAGCCAGAGTCCAAGATCACGTTCGTGATCAACGCGGTCTATGCCATGGCTCACTCTCTCCATAACATGCACCAGGCTCTGTGCCCCAACTCCACCAAGCTCTGTGATGCCATGAAGCCCGTCAATGGCAAGAGGTTCTACAAGGACTTTATACTCAATGTTAATTTTGATG ctCCGTTCAGGCCAGCAGACACCAAGAGCGTAGTTCGATTTGACAGCTACGGTGATGGGATCGGGCGCTACAACATCTTCAACTATCACTACATGGATGGGCGGTATCGGTACCAGAAGGTGGGCTACTGGGCTGAGGGGCTCATCCTCAACACCAGCCTCATCCCGTGGGCTGAGAcctccatccctgtgtcccagTGCAGCGACCCCTGCAAGAAGAACGAGATAAAGAGCATGCAGCCAGGAGACATTTGCTGCTGGATCTGCATCCCCTGCCAGCCCTACGAGTACTTGCTGGATGAGTTCACCTGCATGGACTGTGGTCTTGGTTACTGGCCCAACGAGACCCTGAATGGCTGTTATGAGTTGCCCCAAGAGTACATCCGCTGGAAAGATGTCTGGGCCATCGGTCCAGTCACTATCTCTTGCTTGGGTTTTATCTCCACCCTCTTCGTTTTCGGAGTGTTCATGAAGAACAATGACACCCCCATTGTGAAGGCCTCTGGCCGGGAGCTCTGCTACATTCTCCTGACCGGGGTCCTTATGTGCTACAGCATGACCTTCATCTTCATCGCAAAGCCTTCCACTGAGGTGTGCACGCTCCGGCGTCTGGGGCTGGGCACGTCCTTCGCCGTTTGCTATTCAGCCCTCTTGACCAAAACAAACCGCATTGCCAGGATCTTCAGTGGGGTGAAGGAGGGGGTCCAGCGCCCCCGGTTCATAAGCCCCACATCACAGGTGGTCATCTGCATGGCTCTCATCTCCTGCCAGCTGATCATCGTCATCATCTGGCTGCTGGTGGAGACCCCCGGCACTGGCAAGGAGACAGAACCTGACAAGAGGTATATTGTCACCCTCAAGTGCAACAACCGCGACTCCAACATGCTCATTTCCCTCACCTACAATGTCCTCTTGATCGTCCTCTGCACAGTCTACGCCTTCAAGACCCGGAAATGCCCCGAAAACTTCAATGAGGCCAAGTTCATCGGGTTCACCATGTACACTACCTGCATCATCTGGCTGGCCTTCCTACCCATCTTCTATGTCACCTCCAGTGACTACCGA GTCCAGACCACCACCATGTGCATCTCAGTGAGCCTCAGTGGCACCGTGGTCCTTGGCTGCCTCTTCACCCCCAAGCTCCACATCATACTCTTCCAGCCCCAGAAGAACGTGGCCAGCCACCGCGTGGGCACCACTCGGTTCAGTGTGGCGGCCGCTGGCTCCAGCCAGTCCCACG GCTCAGCCTCGCAGTACGTGCCCACGGTATGCAACGGCCGTGAGGTGGTGGACTCCACGACGTCGTCCTTGTGA